A portion of the Naumovozyma castellii chromosome 2, complete genome genome contains these proteins:
- the NCAS0B07970 gene encoding uncharacterized protein, protein MVAFKAVTPKKARVAADEPLEKGVLRFLVSIGASYTTRPEFLTDIVDSTTEIIDTVGNKYESTQFGYLNIKTNVKDLKIKTYVIKSPEDKDDVVVLSEYDLKPYEIFAEYGQEGAKLSMGEDAKFVIGLTVTSNLRFLEVELVDDSVSKDEAKKFADFEFPTEKQREGGFMFTLFNKVEEDKRRKDAEQQMNEQIEKMMRDAAKQ, encoded by the coding sequence ATGGTAGCATTCAAGGCAGTAACCCCAAAGAAGGCCAGAGTTGCCGCAGATGAACCCTTGGAGAAGGGTGTCCTAAGATTCCTTGTCAGCATAGGTGCATCATATACTACAAGACCTGAATTCTTGACAGATATCGTCGATTCCACCACCGAAATCATCGATACTGTTGGAAACAAGTACGAAAGTACTCAATTCGGTTATTTGAACATCAAGACTAACGTTAAGGACTTAAAGATCAAGACTTATGTTATTAAGAGCCCGGAAGACAAAGATGACGTTGTGGTTCTTTCTGAATATGATTTAAAACCTTATGAAATATTCGCTGAATATGGCCAAGAAGGTGCCAAGTTATCCATGGGTGAAGATGCTAAGTTCGTCATCGGATTGACTGTCACCAGTAATTTGAGATTCTTAGAAGTGGAATTGGTTGATGACAGTGTCTCCAAGGATGAGGCTAAGAAGTTTGCCGATTTCGAATTTCCTACCGAAAAGCAAAGAGAAGGTGGTTTCATGTTTACTCTATTCAATAAGGTAGAGGAAGACAAGAGAAGGAAGGATGCTGAACAGCAGATGAATGAGCaaatagaaaaaatgaTGAGAGATGCTGCTAAACAGTGA
- the LSM1 gene encoding Lsm1p (ancestral locus Anc_1.230) → MSSPAPKVPQQQQHAKPQGKQGSKASKKLSEGEADLYLDQYNFTTTAAIVSSVDRKIFVLLRDGKLLFGILRTFDQYANLILQHCVERIYLTEENKYAENELGIFMIRGENVVMLGEVDIDKEDKPLESMERIPFKDASRIKKLNDEKKFKTETKKGKEYARYGLIHDFHKSDMY, encoded by the coding sequence ATGTCGTCGCCTGCTCCAAAAGTgccacaacaacaacaacatgCCAAGCCGCAGGGGAAGCAAGGCAGTAAGGCCTCCAAGAAACTGTCCGAGGGTGAGGCGGACCTATATCTAGACCAATACAACTTCACCACCACCGCTGCCATAGTGAGTTCCGTGGACCGTAAGATCTTTGTGTTATTGCGTGATGGGAAGTTATTGTTTGGTATCCTGAGAACGTTCGACCAGTATGCCAATTTGATCCTGCAACATTGCGTCGAGAGAATATATTTGACTGAAGAGAACAAGTACGCCGAGAATGAGCTGGGGATATTCATGATCCGTGGTGAGAACGTCGTCATGTTGGGGGAAGTGGATATAGATAAGGAGGATAAGCCTCTGGAATCGATGGAACGCATACCCTTTAAGGACGCTTCTAGAATTAAGAAGTTGAATGACGAGAAGAAGTTCAAGACGGAGACTAAGAAGGGCAAGGAGTACGCTCGTTACGGGCTCATTCACGACTTCCACAAGTCTGATATGTATTAA
- the NCAS0B07990 gene encoding uncharacterized protein: MNNNIPDSPPSNTCSSEILVRQISFRDTTTPNTSVSSNNNSTPTPKRRKVLENFILLKDYPSQFEDSDWTHIESKGKNSIWSHFLEGKKDRSTLKCTHCNHVFRYNRRKATYNIQPAENHLRYDCTDPDYFHGNLKDERIIKEICEKKQNKYRNLKQYIKTQSFFDLAVELILESRLSINWVESSVAKNLWATMALIPIDNTSKPEQVLKPNKSNITNFICTKSKDINYFWKSEIASSAYILNEKTFTKRNKFLVSLTKRLCALENVTFISFVFDHWSHNKISNHLGVSLVTYDEEEEKQLSFLVKMDRSDSHKTIDISQQLVEIFSKFDGLRTVTVGMSTDNVANMLKVPREFTRNGLLSSHFLGDVPCLLHSPDIMNSTLLDMVEEDSLGFVDSELKSKLLELAAMKYQLNSDGSRNEILKQDIFTEYLLSNNSQLSSESADIGGIFSFITGDIILKKNNQLALNIKSSSVNQLLYRELCVEFGKMNGEEPLAIKTYSKTRWLSALDVVLRLRELKPVLMELNREPSLGVFFDEEDFVLMDDLTDILSPFRSLCEMLSNDTCTLKNTLPLLISYKDKIDKIFVEKSKSSNLTHRHLPVFIRFRRKMDKYYKKYVSMDICLLSSYLNIAFVDSSVFIEQFPRENTEIKKSDHVISFVSQKLTDILIPFLNISYYPIKDSDTEDMIGISSHAGRVYNAEDYSSEGQEEKNLEFEEEFDEFSIKDDLQEQIRLELEQYRLRALSLVKEYSNEVLSKSKKRWSPFDRQVQMIVGADDIFWSRHKREFPLLSLANKLFHCIPSTSIHAERLFSLAAQIFDKRKSQLSDQMFEDLCIIRSFLLRIKLGSINITDCTLNDALRLTKELNLE, encoded by the coding sequence atgaataataatatacctGATAGCCCACCTTCAAACACATGTAGCTCTGAGATACTCGTTCGACAAATAAGCTTTAGGGATACAACGACCCCTAACACATCTGTCAGCAGTAACAACAATTCCACGCCAACGccaaagagaagaaaagttctagaaaatttcattttacTCAAAGATTATCCATCTCAGTTTGAAGATTCAGACTGGACACATATTGAAAGTAAAGGAAAAAATAGCATATGGTCACATTTTCTggaaggaaagaaagatcGTTCAACTTTAAAATGTACCCATTGTAATCATGTCTTTCGTTACAATCGAAGGAAAGCCACATATAATATTCAACCTGCTGAAAATCATTTAAGATATGACTGTACTGACCCTGATTACTTCCATGGAAATTTAAAGGATGAAAGGATAATAAAAGAGATATGTGAGAAGAAACAGAACAAATACCgaaatttaaaacaatatatCAAGACGCAATCATTCTTTGATCTAGCTGTGGAGCTAATTTTAGAATCCCGTCTTTCCATCAACTGGGTAGAGTCTTCCGTAGCCAAAAACCTGTGGGCAACAATGGCCTTAATTCCAATTGATAATACTAGCAAACCCGAACAGGTTCTAAAGCCGAACAAATCCAACATTACCAACTTTATTTGCACAAAAtccaaagatattaattatttctgGAAGAGTGAGATAGCATCTTCGGCCTATATATTGAACGAAAAGACCTTTACCAAGAGAaacaaatttcttgtatCGCTTACAAAGAGGTTATGTGCACTCGAGAATGTAACGTTCATATCATTTGTTTTTGATCATTGGTCCCATAACAAGATATCTAACCATTTGGGGGTTTCCCTTGTTACGTATGACGAAGAGGAGGAAAAGCAACTTTCTTTTCTAGTGAAGATGGATAGGTCTGATTCTCACAAAACAATCGATATAAGTCAGCAACTTGTTGAGATTTTTAGTAAGTTTGATGGCTTGAGAACAGTAACTGTAGGGATGTCAACTGATAATGTTGCCAATATGCTAAAGGTACCAAGAGAATTTACAAGAAATGGTCTATTGTCGTCTCATTTTCTTGGCGACGTACCTTGTTTACTACATAGTCCTGACATTATGAATAGTACCTTGCTTGATATGGTCGAAGAGGACAGTTTGGGATTTGTAGATTCTGAGcttaaatcaaaattattagagtTAGCTGcaatgaaatatcagtTGAATTCTGATGGGTCaaggaatgaaattttaaaacaagatatctttactgaatatcttctatcaaataacagccaactttcttcagaatctgCCGATATTGGTGGCATTTTTAGCTTTATAACTGGTGACATtattctgaagaaaaataatcagCTTGctcttaatattaaatcaagCAGTGTTAATCAACTACTATACCGAGAACTATGCGTTGAGtttggaaaaatgaatggagAGGAACCTTTGGCCATCAaaacatattcaaaaacaagatgGCTATCAGCGTTAGATGTTGTGCTCAGGTTACGAGAGTTGAAACCTGTCTTGATGGAGTTAAATCGGGAGCCATCCCTGGGAGTGTTTttcgatgaagaagattttgttcTAATGGACGATTTAACTGATATCTTATCTCCTTTTCGTTCTCTTTGCGAAATGCTTTCTAATGATACCTGCACGTTGAAGAACACCCTTCCTTTGCTTATTTCCTATAAGGATAAAATAGACAAAATATTCGTTGAAAAATCGAAAAGTTCCAACCTAACGCACAGACATCTCCCAGTTTTTATTCGTTTCAGAAGGAAAATGGATAAATACTATAAAAAGTATGTCAGTATGgatatttgtttattatcatcttaTCTAAACATTGCATTTGTTGATAGCTCTGTTTTTATAGAACAGTTCCCTCGTGAGAATACcgaaatcaaaaaaagtGACCATGTAATATCCTTTGTATCACAAAAACTTACTGATATTTTAATAccttttttgaatatatcttATTATCCCATTAAGGATAGCGATACAGAAGACATGATCGGTATTTCGAGCCATGCAGGAAGAGTGTATAATGCTGAAGATTATTCATCAGAaggacaagaagaaaaaaacttggaatttgaggaggaatttgatgaattcagTATTAAGGATGacttacaagaacaaatcaGATTAGAACTTGAGCAATACCGTCTACGTGCTCTATCATTGGTCAAGGAGTATTCAAACGAGGttttatccaaatctaaAAAACGCTGGTCGCCATTCGACCGCCAAGTCCAGATGATTGTGGGGGCAGATGATATATTCTGGTCAAGGCATAAAAGAGAGTTTCCACTGTTATCATTagctaataaattattccattgtATTCCATCGACATCGATTCATGCTGAGAGACTGTTCAGCTTGGCGGcacaaatatttgacaaaagaaaaagccAACTCTCAGATCAAATGTTTGAGGATCTTTGTATCATACGGTCCTTCTTACTTAGAATTAAATTGGGGTCAATCAATATCACAGATTGTACTTTAAATGATGCTTTAAGATTAACAAAGGAACTCAACTTGGaatga
- the FMP46 gene encoding putative redox protein (ancestral locus Anc_1.231): protein MSLFRTIQKNPRTISLFCDSIENNKSCSSILQFLKADTSNKFNVELVSTFPTLDQLKYIYGINPIVSSIQVNHINGILKLKSFDPLFGSSLHKCVKSGVWNPNVSLWVDWEKKCIGNDLKSIQDLFKINL from the coding sequence ATGTCCCTCTTTAGAACAATACAGAAGAACCCAAGAACAATCTCGCTGTTCTGCGATAGCATCGAGAATAACAAATCATGTTCGTCTATCCTCCAGTTTCTCAAGGCAGATACCTCGAACAAGTTCAACGTGGAGCTCGTTTCTACGTTCCCCACTTTGGACCAATTAAAATACATTTACGGCATAAATCCTATTGTTTCCTCCATTCAAGTGAATCACATTAATGGGatcttgaaattaaaatcatttgaCCCCTTATTTGGGTCTAGCTTACACAAGTGCGTGAAATCAGGCGTTTGGAATCCCAATGTGTCCCTATGGGTGGACTGGGAGAAGAAATGCATAGgtaatgatttgaaaagtatTCAGGACTTGTTCAAGATCAACCtataa
- the TFC4 gene encoding transcription factor TFIIIC subunit TFC4 (ancestral locus Anc_1.88), translated as MTRHTPSNKHGDNHEIDVDRAMTNEAAHQHTEDDEVDALYGNMEDLKKLITGEDNHESGGDDANEQLDIEFSSDNESDISERDDALLAEFSDYGEVSEDDEENFMDAIREANNFKVRRKTKDKKSHKKDKKPKTGGRGRPRVVDPEVAQLLSEANEAFVRNDLIVAERLYNEVIKKDARNFAAYETLGDIYQLQGRLNDCCNSWFLAAHINSTDWEFWKVVAILSSELDHIRQAIYCFSRVIHLNGEEWESLYRRSLLYKKIGQIGRALEGFQKLYQYNPFDGNILRELAVLYVDYNRLDDAIDLYMKIFESNVERRNAIISASENAVESSDEGSQDEDKENDEEDNEYLDEMIESNEKKQLYPNVNWKRINSKYRCLPFDWSSLNILTELFLKLPIGGNSGISTIKRCARWIEYRELQTYWDDMNDDSEFDDRRFKNGKFDAQSVIEQNKAYSLPIDIRIRLGLLRLENENYLEAMNHFQFLYDENFEDIMDLYLEVGLALTKVEKYKEAIDFLSPLLNVEEYCTIELLEPLGRCYKEIEQYPLAKEYYERVIQESPENVEFNLALAEINYQLGNIDEFKKLLKKSVKLRREQEDELQGTINKPLDEPSNGDNGAEPSSKPLLEDSLYRKVSGYKKKKTPQDLEREKIERERRIVSKVLQKYGKLPEYKNGMNTGNKRFTLLWIDTVSDLIDVFSSVRNFFMKNRSKKFVGVIRRSKKYTTEIDYKIERLSKLSEGDALLDGFPIMDERVVLTSSNELRGLTYDQWFELFMELALMITKNQSIEDGLSVIETAQEVNIFNQDVERVKMMKFVKLAIVLQMDNSKYDPREHEELITEHLRGLLNQFQFNRKVLQLFMFCLNHGKISLNILSSTVQQKFFLRQLKAYDSIRYDTHVNGQASITNKEVINTEKKSSPYLYYIYATLLYSSKGFLSSLQYLSWLEDDIGDDPMVNLLMGLSHLHRSMQRLTANRHFQVLHGLRYLFHYHEIRSSRYSELERQEADYNIGRAFHLIGLVSLAIDYYNKVLDNYSDEMLKKHAAYNSIMIYQESGNMELANSLMEKYLSI; from the coding sequence ATGACACGCCACACTCCTTCCAATAAGCATGGGGATAACCATGAGATTGATGTAGATCGTGCCATGACCAATGAAGCTGCTCACCAACATactgaagatgatgaagttgatgCCTTGTACGGCAATATGGAGGACTTAAAGAAGTTGATTACTGGGGAAGACAATCATGAATCTGGTGGTGATGATGCCAATGAGCAACTTGACATTGAATTTAGTTCGGATAATGAATCAGATATCTCTGAGAGAGATGATGCTTTGTTGGCTGAATTCTCTGATTATGGCGAAGTATCAGAGGATGACGAAGAGAACTTTATGGATGCCATTAGAGAAgccaataatttcaagGTGAGAAGGAAAACTAAGGATAAGAAAAGTCATAAAAAGGATAAAAAACCTAAGACTGGTGGCAGGGGGAGACCTCGTGTAGTAGATCCTGAAGTGGCTCAATTATTATCCGAAGCAAACGAGGCATTTGTTAGAAACGATCTTATAGTTGCAGAAAGATTATACAACGAAGTGATTAAGAAGGATGCTAGAAATTTTGCAGCCTATGAAACATTGGGTGATATATACCAATTACAAGGTAGACTAAATGATTGTTGTAATTCGTGGTTTTTAGCAGCGCATATAAATTCTACAGATTGGGAATTTTGGAAAGTAGTGGCAATTTTATCATCAGAGTTGGACCATATTAGGCAAGCCATCTATTGTTTCTCTAGAgtaattcatttaaatGGTGAAGAATGGGAAAGTCTTTACCGTCGGTCTCTGCTTTATAAGAAAATTGGACAAATCGGTAGGGCACTAGAAggattccaaaaattgtATCAATATAACCCATTTGATGGGAATATTTTAAGGGAATTAGCCGTTCTTTACGTTGATTATAATAGACTGGATGATGCTATCGATCTGtatatgaaaatatttgagTCAAATGTCGAGAGGAGAAATGCTATTATCAGCGCATCAGAAAATGCTGTGGAATCATCAGATGAAGGGTCACAGGATGaagacaaagaaaatgacGAAGAGGATAACGAATATTTAGACGAGATGATTGAATCcaatgaaaagaaacagTTGTATCCTAAtgtaaattggaaaagaattAACTCCAAGTATAGATGTTTGCCGTTTGATTGGTCATCTTTGAATATCCTCACCGAATTGTTTTTAAAATTACCCATCGGTGGTAATAGTGGTATTAGTACGATCAAGAGATGCGCTAGATGGATTGAATATCGTGAATTACAAACTTATTGGGATGATATGAATGATGAttctgaatttgatgatagACGGTTTAAAAATGGTAAATTTGATGCGCAATCTGTTATAGAGCAAAACAAAGCTTATAGTTTACCCATTGATATTCGTATAAGATTAGGACTGTTAAGATTGGAAAACGAGAATTACTTAGAGGCAATGAAccatttccaatttttaTATGATGagaattttgaagatattatgGATTTGTATTTAGAGGTTGGTCTGGCCTTGACCAAAGtggaaaaatataaagaagCCATTGATTTCCTATCCCCTTTATTAAACGTGGAAGAATATTGCActattgaattattggaacCTCTAGGTAGATgttataaagaaattgaacaatatCCTCTGGCAAAGGAGTATTATGAGAGAGTGATTCAAGAGAGTCCTGAGAACGTGGAGTTTAATTTAGCTTTGGCTGAAATCAATTATCAATTGGGTAATATCGATGAGTTTAAAAAgttattaaagaaatctGTTAAGCTAAGAAGGgaacaagaagatgaattacAGGGAACAATCAATAAACCATTAGATGAACCTTCCAATGGAGATAATGGCGCAGAACCTTCCAGTAAACCATTATTAGAGGATAGTTTGTATCGTAAAGTTTCAGGGtataagaaaaagaagactCCACAAGATttagaaagagaaaaaattgaaaggGAGAGAAGAATTGTAAGTAAAGTGTTGCAAAAATACGGTAAATTACCTGAATATAAGAATGGGATGAATACTGGAAATAAAAGGTTTACATTATTATGGATTGACACTGTGTCTGATCTTATCGATGTATTTTCCAGTGTTCGTAATTTTTTTATGAAGAATCgttccaagaaatttgttGGTGTTATTAGAAGAAGTAAGAAATACACAACAGAGATTGATTATAAGATTGAACGGTTGTCTAAATTATCTGAAGGTGATGCCTTGCTGGATGGGTTTCCCATAATGGATGAACGTGTTGTCCTAACATCAAGTAATGAGTTGAGAGGGCTTACTTATGATCAATggtttgaattatttatgGAATTAGCATTAATGATTACAAAGAATCAAAGTATTGAAGATGGGTTAAGTGTTATTGAAACTGCACAAGAagttaatatttttaatcaGGACGTGGAAAGggtgaagatgatgaaatttgtTAAGTTGGCTATTGTTCTGCAAATGGACAATTCTAAATATGATCCTCGAGAACATGAAGAATTGATCACTGAACATTTGAGAGGATTgttaaatcaatttcaattcaatagGAAAGTGCTACAATTATTTATGTTTTGTCTAAATCATGGTAAGATTTCATTGAACATCTTGAGCTCCACGGTTCAACAAAAATTCTTCCTAAGGCAGTTAAAGGCATATGATAGTATTAGATATGATACACATGTTAATGGACAAGCTTCCATCACGAATAAGGAAGTGATCAATACTGAGAAAAAGAGTTCACCATACTTATATTACATTTATGCCACGTTGCTATACTCCAGTAAGGGGTTCTTATCCTCTTTACAATATTTGAGTTGGCTGGAGGATGATATTGGTGATGATCCAATGGTTAATTTGTTGATGGGGTTAAGTCACTTACATCGTTCGATGCAAAGATTGACAGCTAATCGTCATTTCCAAGTGTTACATGGGTTGAGATATCTTTTCCATTATCATGAGATTCGTTCTTCACGTTACAGTGAATTAGAGAGACAAGAAGCCGACTACAATATTGGCAGAGCGTTCCATTTAATCGGGTTGGTGTCATTGGCGATCGATTATTATAATAAGGTGCTGGATAATTATTCCGACGAAATGTTAAAGAAGCATGCTGCTTACAACAGTATTATGATATATCAAGAAAGTGGTAACATGGAATTAGCGAATTCATTAATGGAGAAGTATTTAAGTATATGA
- the UFD1 gene encoding polyubiquitin-binding protein UFD1 (ancestral locus Anc_1.89): MFSGFTSHLGSQTFAALPQTFEEFFRCYPIAMMNDRIRKDDANYGGKIFLPPSALNKLSMLNIRYPMLFQLTSSENGKVTHGGVLEFIAEEGRVYLPQWMMITLGVQPGSLLKIASTDVPLGQFVKIEPQSVDFLDISDPKAVLENVLRNFSTLTVDDIIEIRYNNKIYGIKILEVKPESQSRSICVIETDLVTDFAPPVGYVEPDYEALKAQEEEKKRIQKQNRKFDPSIVSQGSMSTRINYSEIVENASAGDSNFTGQGQKLSGKEIKKDNNDIDLKKVKLSLDGEPARLDLPEGQLFFGFPLVLPTKNEENENDKQNNDHGFQGSGQSLRKSNKRKVRKDHVPTKAKAPKSPELIEID, encoded by the coding sequence ATGTTTTCAGGCTTTACTTCACATCTTGGCAGTCAAACTTTTGCTGCCCTTCCAcaaacatttgaagaattttttaGATGCTACCCCATAGCAATGATGAACGATCGTATTCGTAAAGACGATGCCAATTACGGTGGCAAGATATTCTTACCACCAAGCGCTCTAAATAAGTTGTCGATGCTAAACATCAGATATCCAATGCTTTTTCAACTGACATCCAgtgaaaatggaaaagtAACTCACGGTGGTGTCCTGGAATTTATCGCAGAAGAGGGGAGAGTATATTTGCCGCaatggatgatgataacTTTGGGTGTACAACCAGGGTCCCTTTTAAAGATTGCCTCAACAGATGTTCCATTGGGGCAATTTGTGAAGATTGAACCGCAATCAGTAGATTTCTTGGACATCTCAGATCCTAAGGCTGTTTTGGAGAATGTGTTGAGAAATTTTTCCACGTTGACAGTAGAtgatatcattgaaattcgctataataataagatttATGGTATTAAAATACTAGAAGTTAAACCAGAATCTCAATCGAGGAGCATTTGTGTTATTGAAACCGATCTAGTGACCGATTTCGCACCTCCTGTTGGGTACGTAGAGCCAGATTATGAAGCCTTGAAAGcacaagaagaagaaaagaaaaggatacAGAAACAAAATCGTAAATTTGATCCTTCTATTGTGAGTCAAGGATCCATGTCTACGAGGATTAATTATTCTGAGATAGTGGAGAATGCAAGTGCTGGGGATTCAAATTTTACAGGGCAAGGTCAGAAATTGTCTGGCAAAGAGATTaagaaagataataatgacatAGACCTAAAGAAGGTTAAACTATCTTTGGATGGTGAGCCTGCAAGATTAGATCTTCCTGAAGGACAATTATTCTTTGGATTCCCATTAGTACTGCCAacaaagaatgaagaaaatgagaACGACAAACAGAACAACGACCATGGATTCCAAGGATCTGGACAATCTTTAAGGAAAAGTAATAAGAGGAAAGTTAGGAAGGATCATGTACCAACAAAGGCAAAGGCTCCCAAAAGTCCAGAACTTATAGAAATCGACtaa